One segment of Anatilimnocola aggregata DNA contains the following:
- a CDS encoding cytidine deaminase, which produces MPESILPVVTHKVADLPLADRLLVQAALTVRLRAHAPYSKFLVGAALHATEGKLFSGCNVENASYGLTNCAERTAIFSAVAAGEKTFSRLVIASAGGVTPCGACRQVLAEFAPNLSILLVDSDHPEQAIEVNLAHLLPGRFIFDRS; this is translated from the coding sequence ATGCCCGAATCAATCCTGCCGGTTGTCACGCACAAAGTTGCCGATCTGCCGCTTGCCGATCGCCTGCTGGTGCAGGCCGCGCTGACGGTTCGCTTGCGCGCGCATGCGCCCTACTCAAAGTTTCTAGTTGGTGCCGCGCTGCATGCGACCGAAGGTAAACTCTTCAGCGGCTGCAATGTGGAAAATGCTTCGTACGGATTGACCAACTGCGCGGAACGGACGGCCATTTTCTCGGCAGTAGCCGCGGGCGAAAAAACATTCTCGCGCCTCGTCATCGCTTCGGCTGGCGGTGTAACTCCTTGCGGCGCATGTCGGCAAGTGCTGGCCGAGTTCGCACCCAATCTCTCCATCCTGCTTGTCGACTCCGACCACCCCGAACAGGCGATCGAAGTCAATCTCGCCCACCTATTGCCCGGCCGCTTCATCTTTGACCGCTCGTAA
- a CDS encoding CPXCG motif-containing cysteine-rich protein, whose product MAKKRRRRRVREMPQEASYVCDACGEEIVIPIDSTQGAEQSFVEDCPVCCRPNIVHLDIEPDGSARAWAEPE is encoded by the coding sequence ATGGCTAAGAAACGTCGTCGCCGGCGCGTGCGCGAGATGCCGCAAGAAGCCTCGTATGTCTGCGATGCGTGCGGAGAAGAAATTGTTATTCCCATCGATTCGACCCAAGGGGCCGAGCAGTCCTTTGTCGAAGATTGCCCGGTTTGCTGCCGGCCTAACATCGTCCATCTCGATATCGAGCCCGATGGTTCCGCGCGCGCTTGGGCTGAGCCTGAATAG
- a CDS encoding PDZ domain-containing protein, protein MAAAQATPRYQGLLQNGQRVQGKALADWHEPQRVPRLDGQPLLDAGNPARWLRDRSQPLAEVPAACVEMHTGDCLPGNTLLAQTGLESKDEPWPAHLVVEPRVHLEPTKERPVPRLRVETSYVRRIIWQRRRKLDYQPGNLFFRDGRTLQFQAYRLDGTTVQILLEEGARRVPFSDISELHLPAVPNPWRLHFDELATLCTKPETRLWQFETSHGLIVTGSPERFTPRFEGNGNDSIRWVHALQPAWSLDPLWIPVRDIATWRFFSQTEVPLQRAFELQRGQAAAQASARWENNRNILGGPLRSLKTDFGSGLGLQAPGRLSLPLPLGCVAVRTQVCLDRIAGRGGCARVRIKTNDGKQPAEPQLWESPLLQGAEVVADTGRLTLPAIIANTAPHLIIELDQVHEGRPSGADPLDIRDHVNLGDGWLEFDPVVVQQELARRRTQQFIAWKNWDVSPALGATTEQRELLVSQERRNLERREEGFQPAVQMKDRPLVLTRELAIQPNDKWLVVAASRLRNQGPPGKIEVRIAGKLAAELEVPELRTSPNDTPPLVVSLAPYQQTNQQSLPIEIRQLPGPADASPIRWRAIYTAHEAPLTCALYEDGSKLTAEASSGASSATYITADRFSGRGSLQLTGNGLYRLGLQASLMIRERPEWGEYRFVRFAVRRPQKQKKEAKGRLSIEFQPAAAGRRPYRLDTGKGKPAYDSAVRVWDGDLPEHWIVITRDLFADFGEFELRDVLLSCFEGEGVGVDHIFLGRSPGDLDRLPLRDSSYEDAATALKLWPNDIAKRMGPALVGIEFRDGRWTGGVVIKSDGEILVPGHALGSPNEDVTVHTHNGKTFAAKTKGICRERDLGMVKTEKSPGFNSVPFWDQPEAKLADDYVAMLLPAKLSGGFQLQAVQAEVKQAVRGQMWSTLDATDWQPGGVLFHRHGYLMALNVGRHPLGGLLFERPIQGGLPDPVARMRNGEVFGSWTAGSEPLLGFTTIEHESELGPKLVVGEIQSPQAAAAGLKPNDVLLKCEARTLHSWPDLIASIEQKDAGQEITLEIDRSGNKQPLKLKLARRVP, encoded by the coding sequence ATGGCAGCCGCGCAAGCGACTCCTCGCTATCAAGGACTGCTGCAAAACGGTCAGCGAGTGCAGGGCAAAGCACTGGCCGATTGGCACGAGCCCCAGCGAGTTCCCCGGCTCGATGGCCAGCCTTTATTAGATGCCGGCAATCCCGCCCGCTGGCTGCGCGATCGTTCGCAACCGTTGGCAGAAGTCCCCGCGGCCTGTGTCGAAATGCACACGGGCGACTGTTTGCCGGGAAATACCTTGCTCGCGCAAACGGGCCTGGAGTCGAAAGACGAGCCGTGGCCCGCGCATCTGGTGGTTGAGCCCCGCGTTCATCTCGAACCGACCAAAGAACGCCCGGTGCCGCGCCTGCGCGTCGAGACTAGTTACGTCCGCCGCATCATTTGGCAGCGCCGGCGCAAGCTCGATTATCAGCCCGGGAATCTCTTTTTTCGTGATGGCCGCACGTTGCAATTTCAAGCCTATCGGCTCGATGGGACCACCGTGCAAATCTTGCTTGAGGAAGGAGCCCGCCGCGTTCCTTTTTCCGATATTTCTGAACTGCACCTGCCAGCCGTTCCTAACCCGTGGCGTTTGCATTTCGATGAACTGGCAACCTTGTGTACTAAGCCTGAGACCCGCTTGTGGCAATTCGAAACGTCGCATGGTTTGATTGTTACCGGTTCGCCCGAGCGTTTCACGCCCCGGTTCGAAGGGAACGGTAACGACTCGATTCGCTGGGTCCACGCGCTACAGCCGGCGTGGTCGCTCGATCCACTTTGGATTCCCGTTCGCGATATCGCGACCTGGCGCTTCTTCAGCCAGACCGAAGTTCCCTTGCAACGCGCGTTCGAATTGCAACGTGGCCAGGCAGCAGCGCAGGCCAGTGCCCGCTGGGAGAACAATCGCAACATCCTGGGGGGGCCACTGCGAAGTCTAAAGACCGATTTCGGCAGCGGGCTCGGGCTACAAGCGCCGGGACGATTGTCTTTGCCCTTGCCGCTGGGCTGCGTTGCCGTCCGGACGCAAGTTTGTCTCGATCGGATTGCTGGCCGCGGCGGCTGTGCCCGGGTGCGAATCAAAACCAACGACGGCAAGCAACCGGCAGAACCTCAACTGTGGGAGAGTCCGCTGTTGCAAGGTGCCGAAGTGGTCGCCGATACAGGCAGGCTCACGCTGCCTGCGATCATTGCCAACACTGCTCCTCATTTAATTATTGAACTCGATCAAGTGCACGAAGGGCGCCCTAGCGGCGCTGACCCGCTCGATATCCGCGACCACGTGAACCTGGGCGACGGCTGGCTGGAGTTTGACCCCGTGGTGGTTCAGCAGGAACTGGCTCGCCGTCGCACGCAGCAATTCATCGCTTGGAAGAATTGGGATGTCTCGCCCGCGCTAGGTGCGACGACTGAACAACGCGAGTTGCTCGTCTCGCAAGAGCGCCGCAATCTCGAGCGGCGCGAAGAAGGTTTTCAACCGGCCGTGCAAATGAAGGATCGGCCCTTAGTCCTGACCCGCGAACTTGCCATTCAGCCCAACGATAAGTGGCTGGTGGTCGCGGCTAGCCGCTTGCGCAACCAAGGACCACCGGGCAAAATCGAAGTCCGCATTGCTGGCAAGTTGGCTGCCGAACTCGAAGTTCCCGAACTGCGCACGTCACCCAATGACACACCGCCGCTGGTCGTTTCATTGGCTCCCTATCAGCAGACAAATCAACAATCGCTCCCGATCGAAATCCGTCAGCTGCCTGGTCCAGCCGACGCCTCCCCCATTCGCTGGCGGGCGATTTATACCGCACACGAGGCTCCCCTGACGTGCGCGTTGTACGAAGATGGCTCCAAACTCACGGCGGAAGCGTCGAGCGGTGCGAGCAGTGCTACGTACATCACGGCCGATCGTTTTTCCGGGCGCGGCTCCTTACAACTGACAGGCAACGGACTCTATCGCCTCGGCTTGCAAGCCTCGCTGATGATTCGCGAGCGGCCAGAGTGGGGCGAGTATCGCTTCGTCAGGTTCGCCGTTCGTCGGCCGCAAAAGCAAAAGAAAGAAGCGAAGGGCCGACTCTCGATCGAGTTTCAACCCGCTGCGGCGGGACGCCGTCCCTATCGTCTCGATACCGGCAAAGGCAAGCCCGCATATGATTCGGCCGTGCGAGTTTGGGATGGCGACCTGCCCGAGCACTGGATTGTGATTACTCGCGATCTGTTCGCCGACTTCGGCGAATTCGAACTGCGCGATGTGCTCCTCAGTTGCTTCGAAGGCGAGGGTGTAGGGGTCGATCACATTTTCCTCGGCCGCAGCCCGGGAGATCTTGATCGCTTGCCGCTGCGAGATTCCTCGTATGAAGATGCCGCGACAGCCTTGAAGTTGTGGCCCAACGACATCGCCAAGCGAATGGGCCCAGCGCTCGTGGGCATTGAGTTTCGCGACGGTCGCTGGACAGGTGGCGTCGTAATCAAGTCTGACGGCGAGATTCTGGTTCCCGGCCACGCGCTCGGTTCGCCGAACGAAGACGTGACCGTGCACACGCACAACGGCAAGACCTTCGCGGCGAAAACGAAAGGCATCTGCCGCGAGCGCGACTTGGGGATGGTGAAAACCGAAAAGTCGCCAGGGTTCAACTCGGTTCCCTTCTGGGACCAACCCGAAGCGAAACTGGCCGACGACTATGTAGCCATGCTGTTACCCGCGAAGTTGAGCGGTGGCTTTCAACTGCAAGCGGTGCAGGCCGAAGTGAAACAAGCAGTGCGCGGGCAGATGTGGAGCACACTCGACGCAACCGATTGGCAGCCTGGCGGTGTGCTGTTTCATCGGCACGGTTACTTGATGGCACTTAACGTCGGTCGGCATCCACTCGGCGGCCTGTTGTTCGAGCGGCCCATCCAAGGTGGCTTGCCCGATCCTGTCGCCCGCATGCGCAACGGCGAAGTTTTCGGCAGTTGGACCGCAGGAAGCGAACCACTACTCGGGTTCACGACCATCGAGCACGAGAGCGAACTTGGCCCCAAACTGGTGGTCGGCGAGATTCAGTCGCCTCAGGCAGCTGCGGCTGGCCTCAAGCCCAACGACGTGCTTTTGAAGTGCGAAGCACGCACGTTGCACAGTTGGCCAGACTTGATCGCCAGCATCGAACAGAAAGATGCCGGCCAAGAGATCACGCTCGAAATCGACCGCAGCGGCAACAAGCAGCCCCTCAAGCTAAAGCTTGCTCGCCGCGTGCCGTAG
- the glmS gene encoding glutamine--fructose-6-phosphate transaminase (isomerizing) — translation MCGIVAYVGHRQAAEFLIDGLRRLEYRGYDSAGLATVSSDRRIHIVKAVGRIDALAEKLKRHWAPGTVGVGHTRWATHGVPNEVNAHPHRGGDDAVVLAHNGVIENYRVLKERLEEEGYEFVSATDTEAIAHLIASCLAKHRAQQAEGTQGESCIRDPYAIPIAAINEATGKLRGTYGLAILLRDYPGVIFAARQGSPLVVGVGHGEYWVASDASPLAGRTDKIVYLADRQLAVITADSLQVLERDLGIVAHAVESLEMEVDDVGLEGFPHYMLKEIYEQPDSLTAAMRGRLSDVDATAVFGGLNLTPQQLRNVNRIVLTACGTSWHAAMVGEYLIEELARIPVEVEYASELRYRNPPVEQGTLLFALTQSGETADTLAALREMKRKGHPSLAICNVVGSTIAHEADGGVYLHAGPEIGVASTKAYTSQVAVMTMLALYFGRLRHLSYEAGQRIITQLRKLPDLVRETLEVNGEVRRIAAKYAHANNFLYLGRQFNFPTALEGALKLKEISYIHAEGYPAAEMKHGPIALVDQHTPSVFLMPQGGVYDKVMSNLEEIKARGGPVIAIAAKGDKEIARLADDVIYVPVVEEFLSPLINIVPLQLLAYHVAVHRGCDVDKPRNLAKSVTVE, via the coding sequence ATGTGCGGAATCGTCGCTTACGTCGGGCACCGTCAGGCAGCTGAATTTTTGATCGACGGCCTTCGCCGGCTGGAATACCGTGGCTACGACTCTGCCGGGCTGGCCACCGTCTCGAGCGATCGTCGCATTCACATTGTGAAGGCCGTGGGCCGCATTGATGCCCTGGCCGAAAAGCTGAAACGCCACTGGGCTCCCGGCACCGTCGGCGTTGGGCACACGCGCTGGGCAACGCACGGCGTACCGAACGAAGTCAATGCTCACCCACATCGGGGTGGCGATGATGCCGTCGTCCTGGCACACAACGGCGTGATCGAAAACTATCGCGTCCTCAAAGAACGGTTGGAAGAAGAAGGTTACGAGTTCGTCTCGGCCACCGATACCGAAGCCATCGCGCACCTCATCGCCAGTTGCCTCGCCAAGCATCGGGCGCAGCAAGCAGAGGGGACGCAAGGCGAATCGTGCATTCGCGATCCTTATGCCATTCCAATTGCTGCCATCAACGAGGCCACCGGTAAGTTGCGTGGGACCTATGGCCTGGCCATTTTGCTCCGCGATTATCCGGGCGTGATTTTCGCCGCGCGACAAGGAAGCCCGCTGGTGGTGGGTGTCGGTCATGGCGAATATTGGGTCGCCAGCGATGCTTCGCCCCTCGCCGGTCGCACCGACAAGATTGTCTATCTGGCCGATCGGCAACTGGCAGTCATCACGGCCGATTCGCTGCAAGTGCTCGAACGAGATCTGGGCATCGTGGCCCATGCGGTGGAGTCGCTCGAGATGGAAGTCGATGATGTCGGCCTCGAAGGCTTTCCGCATTACATGCTGAAAGAAATTTACGAACAGCCCGACTCGCTGACCGCCGCCATGCGTGGCCGCTTGAGCGATGTCGATGCGACGGCCGTCTTCGGTGGCCTGAACCTCACGCCGCAACAACTGCGAAACGTGAACCGGATCGTCCTGACTGCTTGCGGCACCAGTTGGCACGCCGCGATGGTTGGCGAGTACCTGATTGAAGAACTGGCTCGCATTCCGGTCGAAGTGGAATATGCCAGCGAACTGCGCTATCGCAATCCGCCTGTCGAACAAGGGACGCTGTTATTCGCCTTGACCCAAAGTGGTGAAACGGCCGATACGCTGGCTGCCCTGCGTGAGATGAAGCGTAAAGGTCATCCGTCGCTGGCGATTTGCAATGTCGTGGGGAGCACCATCGCCCATGAAGCCGATGGCGGCGTTTACTTGCACGCGGGACCAGAAATTGGCGTCGCTTCGACCAAGGCTTACACCTCGCAAGTCGCCGTGATGACGATGCTCGCCCTCTACTTCGGCCGGTTGCGGCACCTGAGCTACGAAGCGGGTCAGCGGATTATCACGCAGCTGCGCAAATTGCCAGACCTGGTACGAGAGACGCTGGAAGTGAACGGCGAAGTTCGCCGCATTGCCGCGAAGTACGCCCACGCCAATAACTTTTTGTATCTCGGCCGGCAGTTCAATTTTCCCACGGCCTTGGAAGGGGCGCTCAAGCTGAAAGAAATCAGCTACATCCACGCCGAAGGCTATCCCGCGGCCGAAATGAAACACGGACCGATCGCACTTGTCGATCAACACACCCCGAGCGTATTCCTGATGCCACAGGGCGGCGTCTACGACAAGGTGATGTCGAACCTGGAAGAGATCAAAGCTCGCGGCGGGCCGGTCATCGCCATTGCTGCCAAGGGTGACAAGGAAATCGCACGGCTGGCCGACGATGTGATTTACGTCCCAGTGGTCGAGGAATTCCTCTCGCCGCTGATTAACATCGTCCCGCTGCAACTGCTGGCCTATCACGTTGCCGTCCACCGCGGCTGCGACGTCGACAAGCCGCGCAACCTCGCCAAGAGCGTGACCGTCGAGTGA